The following proteins are co-located in the Haloarcula marismortui ATCC 43049 genome:
- a CDS encoding MBL fold metallo-hydrolase: protein MTVRHDGLTVDWLGYATLRFAGDDTVVYVDPGRYGVLTGEWEPHTDGIGHPPSSDYRPEDGDIVCVTHVHHYDPDGIERVASEDATIVAYEGIDERVGDRDLPPLSSLPYDVVEVGMKSQTTVEDVPIWSTPAYNEPDGRHTLPDGTPYHPEGFGCGFMIAVEGTRAFYPGDSDVLPGHRTLEVSLLCPPIGPRATMDRHEAASLAATIDPDLVMPVHYNTFSNLEADSREFAADVAEAGVPVVLDEQ from the coding sequence ATGACAGTTCGACATGACGGGCTGACCGTCGACTGGCTGGGGTACGCGACGCTCCGGTTCGCCGGCGACGACACGGTGGTGTACGTCGACCCGGGCCGGTACGGCGTGCTCACCGGCGAGTGGGAGCCCCACACGGACGGTATCGGCCATCCGCCAAGCAGCGACTATCGGCCGGAAGACGGCGACATTGTCTGTGTGACCCACGTCCACCACTACGACCCGGACGGTATCGAGCGCGTCGCGAGCGAGGACGCGACCATCGTTGCCTACGAGGGTATCGACGAACGCGTCGGCGACCGGGACCTTCCACCGCTGTCCTCGCTGCCCTACGACGTTGTCGAGGTCGGGATGAAATCACAGACCACGGTCGAGGACGTGCCGATCTGGTCGACACCGGCGTACAACGAGCCAGACGGCCGGCATACGCTACCCGATGGTACACCGTACCACCCCGAAGGTTTCGGCTGTGGCTTCATGATTGCCGTCGAGGGCACCAGAGCGTTCTATCCCGGCGATTCGGACGTCCTTCCGGGCCATCGGACCCTTGAGGTATCGCTACTGTGTCCGCCAATCGGCCCGCGGGCGACGATGGACCGTCACGAGGCCGCCTCGCTGGCCGCGACCATCGACCCGGACCTCGTGATGCCGGTCCACTACAACACCTTCTCTAATCTTGAAGCCGACTCCCGTGAGTTCGCCGCTGACGTGGCCGAAGCCGGCGTCCCGGTTGTGCTAGACGAGCAGTGA
- a CDS encoding DUF6360 family protein: MVDRIMKVNAYTTLDLLDGEVEGHGFEEEALAVLNVTAPRKNPDHVELQLEMDNTDLDAVKPHADSVTLSAAQARELAAELEEYAEKVETAQSE; this comes from the coding sequence ATGGTCGACCGCATCATGAAGGTCAACGCGTACACGACCCTCGACCTGCTCGACGGTGAGGTAGAAGGCCACGGCTTCGAGGAGGAGGCTCTGGCTGTCCTGAACGTGACCGCGCCGCGAAAGAACCCGGACCACGTCGAACTCCAACTGGAGATGGACAACACCGACCTCGACGCGGTGAAGCCACACGCGGACTCGGTGACGCTCTCGGCGGCACAGGCCCGCGAACTGGCTGCCGAGCTGGAGGAGTACGCGGAGAAGGTCGAGACCGCACAGTCTGAGTAA
- a CDS encoding CPCC family cysteine-rich protein produces MSTETPGNPAARELGYCPCCGYQTLPEGRPGSYEVCSVCHWLDDPIQFGDAEFVSDTNHVSLTEARENFREHGACSPDEAGDCEEPTGLDRDPNWPYEE; encoded by the coding sequence ATGTCAACCGAGACGCCCGGTAATCCAGCCGCACGGGAACTGGGCTATTGCCCGTGCTGTGGCTACCAGACGCTCCCGGAGGGCCGACCCGGGTCATACGAGGTGTGTTCGGTGTGTCACTGGCTCGATGACCCGATCCAGTTCGGCGACGCGGAGTTCGTCAGCGATACGAACCACGTGTCACTGACGGAAGCACGCGAGAACTTCCGCGAGCACGGAGCGTGCTCCCCTGATGAGGCCGGGGATTGCGAGGAGCCGACAGGCCTTGACCGCGACCCGAACTGGCCCTACGAAGAGTGA
- a CDS encoding ZIP family metal transporter, protein MQTGFVELFVDLVGTDPLINGLVGGVIIATMNLFGASLVLVWRDPSERALDTALGFAAGVMLAAAFTSLIIPGIEEYSGGNPIPTLVGVALGALFLDRADGLVPHAHYLLTGSRRSDAANPSQDLSVDESKLAGVVLFILAITLHNIPEGLAVGVGFGAAAGDPLQIGSALSLMLAIGIQNIPEGLAVSVAAINAGLDRRLYAVFSGIRSGVVEIPLAVLGAVAVVTIEPLLPYAMGFAAGAMLFVISDEIIPETHQRGYERVATLGLMAGVIVMLYLDIALAA, encoded by the coding sequence ATGCAAACCGGGTTCGTCGAACTGTTTGTCGACCTCGTCGGCACCGACCCGCTCATAAACGGCCTCGTTGGCGGGGTCATCATCGCGACGATGAACCTCTTTGGTGCGTCGCTCGTGCTGGTCTGGCGTGACCCCTCGGAGCGGGCGCTGGACACGGCGCTCGGGTTCGCTGCCGGCGTGATGCTGGCCGCCGCGTTCACGAGCCTCATCATCCCCGGCATCGAGGAGTACTCGGGCGGAAATCCGATTCCGACGCTCGTCGGTGTCGCTCTGGGGGCGCTGTTCCTCGACCGCGCGGACGGCCTCGTCCCGCACGCCCACTACCTCCTGACCGGAAGCCGCCGGTCGGATGCGGCCAACCCCAGTCAGGACCTCTCGGTTGACGAGTCGAAACTGGCGGGCGTCGTCTTGTTCATCCTCGCGATCACGCTCCACAACATCCCTGAGGGGCTGGCCGTTGGGGTCGGCTTCGGCGCGGCCGCCGGCGACCCGCTCCAGATCGGCAGCGCGCTCTCGTTGATGCTTGCTATCGGCATTCAGAACATTCCCGAGGGGCTGGCCGTCTCCGTTGCGGCAATCAACGCGGGTCTGGACCGTCGGCTCTACGCCGTCTTTTCTGGGATTCGCTCGGGCGTCGTGGAAATCCCGCTGGCGGTGCTCGGCGCCGTTGCCGTCGTGACCATCGAACCGCTCCTGCCCTATGCGATGGGCTTTGCGGCGGGCGCGATGCTGTTCGTGATTTCTGACGAAATAATCCCCGAGACGCACCAGCGCGGCTACGAGCGCGTTGCGACGCTCGGGCTGATGGCCGGCGTCATCGTTATGCTGTATCTAGATATCGCGCTTGCAGCCTGA
- a CDS encoding nicotinate phosphoribosyltransferase: MTEEFDVVSPEAIREGRATDAYFDRTMEALEHAGKNPDVVAEVTANQFATGQWKLLAGLKDAAKLLEGRSVDVDALPEGQLFDGGPVMRIEGAYREFCRLETALLGFLSHSTGIATRALEARHAAPESTVLSFGSRHVHPSISAMVERSALLGGLDGISNVAAGEVIDRDAGGTMPHALMICFGRGNQEQAWQAFDAAVPEETPRVALTDTYSDETDEALRAAEAVDDLTGVRLDTTGSRRGDFRHIVREVRWTLDAYGHEDVDLFLSGGITPTTLRELRDVADGFGVGGYVANADPLDFALDIVQLDGEPAAKRGKLTGTKSVYRTADGGHHIGLADRDGPADAESLLEPLIRDGEIVREFDLNGAIDRAAADAERVGYEGVTVAE; the protein is encoded by the coding sequence ATGACCGAGGAGTTCGACGTCGTCTCGCCAGAGGCGATTCGTGAGGGGCGAGCGACCGACGCCTACTTTGACCGGACGATGGAGGCGCTGGAACACGCAGGCAAGAACCCGGACGTGGTCGCCGAAGTGACGGCAAATCAGTTCGCGACGGGCCAGTGGAAGCTGCTGGCGGGGCTGAAAGACGCCGCCAAGTTGCTCGAAGGACGGAGCGTCGACGTTGACGCGCTCCCCGAAGGACAACTGTTCGACGGCGGCCCAGTGATGCGCATCGAGGGGGCGTACCGGGAGTTCTGCCGGCTGGAGACCGCGCTCCTTGGCTTTCTCTCACACTCGACCGGTATCGCAACGCGGGCACTGGAGGCCCGTCACGCCGCGCCCGAGTCGACGGTGCTCTCCTTTGGTTCGCGCCACGTCCACCCATCGATCAGTGCGATGGTCGAGCGGTCAGCGCTGTTGGGCGGTCTCGACGGCATCTCGAACGTCGCTGCGGGCGAGGTCATCGACCGGGACGCTGGTGGGACGATGCCCCACGCGCTCATGATCTGTTTCGGCCGCGGTAATCAGGAACAGGCGTGGCAGGCGTTCGACGCCGCCGTCCCCGAAGAGACGCCCCGCGTCGCGCTGACGGACACCTACAGCGACGAGACCGACGAAGCGCTCCGCGCAGCGGAAGCCGTCGATGACCTCACAGGCGTTCGACTGGACACGACCGGCTCCCGCCGTGGGGACTTCCGCCACATCGTTCGAGAGGTACGCTGGACGCTGGACGCCTACGGCCACGAGGACGTGGACCTGTTCCTCTCGGGCGGTATCACCCCGACAACCCTGCGAGAGCTTCGGGATGTGGCCGACGGCTTCGGCGTCGGGGGGTACGTCGCCAACGCCGACCCGCTGGATTTCGCGCTGGATATTGTCCAACTGGACGGCGAACCGGCCGCCAAGCGGGGGAAACTCACTGGGACGAAGTCGGTGTACCGAACCGCCGACGGCGGCCATCACATCGGTCTGGCCGACCGCGACGGGCCGGCGGACGCCGAGTCGCTACTGGAACCACTGATTCGTGATGGGGAAATCGTCAGGGAGTTCGACCTCAACGGAGCCATCGACCGCGCGGCGGCGGACGCCGAACGAGTCGGCTACGAAGGCGTGACCGTGGCCGAGTAA
- a CDS encoding HalOD1 output domain-containing protein, whose amino-acid sequence MNRKSTRTRSGERSVSATVVSAVADYKGVNEFALDRALYNVIDPDALDNLFKQSRGVVRFDYLDCIVAVNQDGVVTVSSEGDCG is encoded by the coding sequence ATGAATAGAAAATCAACGAGGACACGGAGTGGCGAACGAAGCGTCAGTGCTACTGTCGTGTCGGCTGTCGCGGATTACAAGGGAGTGAACGAGTTTGCGCTGGACCGGGCACTGTACAACGTCATTGATCCAGACGCTCTCGACAATCTATTCAAGCAGAGCAGGGGAGTTGTTCGGTTCGACTACTTGGATTGCATAGTCGCTGTCAATCAGGACGGGGTCGTGACCGTTTCCAGCGAAGGCGACTGCGGATAG
- a CDS encoding site-2 protease family protein codes for MRNFHITTIWGIPIRVNVSLLIFLPVLAWIIGSGAQISVYAGIVSVLSGVTLDLTVLTAGQTPWLIGTAAAVGLFASVALHELGHAWAAMRYGLRVEAITLWILGGLASLEAIPKEWNRELVIALAGPAVSILTGLACYAALFALPASAQVTLFVIGWLAVTNIFLAVFNMLPAFPMDGGRVLRALLARTRPYATATRIAARIGTGFAVLFAVVGVLSFSPLLLLLALFVYGAASSESRTVALAALLDGLSVDDVASPLDATIEANASVEDLVDRMFADRRTEFAVTRGGDVVGVVTVDDFRELSKAEREADTVADLMEADLPRFPAAMAAFDALVELDTARASAAFVDGPEGTRVVSRDDFSSAMEMRRLVDSPEPF; via the coding sequence GTGCGAAACTTCCACATCACGACGATCTGGGGGATTCCGATACGGGTCAACGTCTCGCTGTTGATTTTCCTGCCGGTGCTGGCCTGGATTATCGGCAGCGGGGCTCAGATATCGGTGTACGCTGGTATCGTGAGCGTCCTCTCCGGCGTGACGCTTGACCTTACAGTGCTGACCGCGGGCCAGACGCCGTGGCTTATCGGGACCGCCGCGGCCGTTGGCCTGTTCGCAAGCGTCGCCCTCCACGAACTGGGCCACGCCTGGGCGGCGATGCGCTATGGACTCCGAGTGGAGGCAATCACGCTCTGGATTCTCGGCGGCCTCGCCAGCCTCGAAGCCATACCAAAAGAGTGGAACCGGGAGCTCGTCATCGCGCTGGCCGGCCCTGCTGTGAGTATCCTAACCGGGCTCGCCTGCTACGCCGCACTGTTTGCCCTGCCAGCGAGCGCGCAGGTGACGCTGTTCGTTATCGGCTGGCTGGCCGTCACGAATATCTTTCTCGCCGTGTTCAATATGCTGCCGGCGTTCCCGATGGACGGGGGCCGCGTGCTCCGGGCGCTGCTCGCGCGAACGCGGCCCTACGCGACGGCGACCCGCATCGCCGCTCGGATCGGGACCGGGTTCGCTGTGCTGTTCGCTGTCGTCGGCGTCCTCTCGTTCAGCCCGTTGTTGCTGCTACTCGCGCTGTTTGTCTACGGGGCTGCGTCGAGTGAATCCCGTACCGTCGCGCTGGCAGCGCTGCTTGACGGGCTAAGTGTCGATGACGTGGCCAGCCCACTCGATGCGACTATCGAGGCCAACGCCAGCGTTGAGGACCTTGTCGACCGGATGTTCGCCGACCGCCGGACGGAGTTCGCAGTCACACGCGGTGGTGACGTAGTCGGCGTCGTCACCGTCGACGATTTCAGGGAACTCTCCAAGGCCGAACGCGAAGCGGACACCGTTGCCGACCTGATGGAGGCGGATCTGCCGCGATTCCCTGCAGCGATGGCTGCTTTCGATGCGCTCGTCGAACTCGACACTGCCCGGGCTTCCGCCGCCTTCGTCGACGGGCCTGAGGGAACCCGTGTGGTCTCTCGGGACGACTTCTCCAGCGCGATGGAGATGCGACGGCTCGTCGACTCGCCGGAACCGTTCTAA